DNA from Mucilaginibacter mallensis:
CCATTTAGGGGCTAATTTTATGCTTACGTCGGTAGCCATCGGCAGCTTTTTTACTATACCATCTTTGCGCTCCTATCTGTGGGCAATTGTGTGTGTATTGATAGTGTTTGTGCTGATAAACGCGCTCACTACATTGCTGAGCATTTATAATCTACCAGTGTTTTCATTGCCATTTTGCATTATTAATATCGGGTTTCTTTACTTTCTTTTATTGCGCAGATATCCCGGAAAACTGCAACTCGTGCCCATACAGCACTATTCGCCCGAACGTAATTTATACCAGTTCATCAACCAAAAAAGCCGGTTAAATGATCTTAAATATTTCAGGTTCTATTTGCCTTTTATGGGCAGCTGGACTGTTTCGCAAGGTTATGATGGCGATATCACCCACAAAGGCGATTGGGGCAAGGCCCTGGATTTTGTAATTGAGGACGAAGAAAAGCACACCTATAAACTTCCCGGCACTTTGCCGGAGCATTTTTATTGCTTTAACAAGCCTGTTTTGGCCTGCGCTGATGGTGTGGTAACTACTGTTACAGATCATATAGAGGATAACATTATTGGCGAGGTAAACACCAAAGATAATTGGGGCAATACCGTAGTAATAAAACATCTGGATGGGTTGTATTCCAAGGTATCGCACCTTAAAAAAAAGTCAATAACTGTTAAGCCCGGCGATGTAGTAAAACAAGGCGACCAGATAGGGCTTTGCGGTAACTCCGGCCGCTCGCCCGAGCCGCATTTGCATTTCCAGGTGCAAACTACTTCTTATATTGATGCTAAAACCCTGGCCTATCCATTTGCCGGTTACATCAGCCGGGAAGCAAATAAAAACAAGTTTAACAGCTTTGAAATTCCTGCAAAAGAGGATATTTTAAACCCGGTAAACATTAACACTTCCATAAAAAGAGCATTTGATTTTCCACCGGGATATACGGCTACCATTACTTTAGCAACAGCTAAAGAATCTATCGAAGCCTTTACGGATGAATTTAATCAAACCTATTTTTATTGTAAAGAAACCGGAGCCATCGCTTATTTTATAAATAACGGTACCCTATTTTATTTCACCAGCTTTTATGGCGATAAAAATTCGTTGCTCTACTATTTCTATCTGTCGGCCTATAAAATTATCTTCAGCAGCGATGAGGATGTAATAGTTCATGACACATTGCCTGTGCAGCTATCAGCCAATAAATTACAGCTTTGGCTACAAGACCTGGTGGCACCGTTCTATCGGTTTATCAGTATTAATTATAGCAGCCGTTATTTGCCGCAAAAAACAGGATTGGCTATAAAAGCTGTACAATTTAAACAGATATTTGGCAGGCAAAAGCAAACTATGACGGCTACCATAAATATAGTCGATAACAGCATACATGATTTTGATATTCAAATAAACGGACGCGATACTAAGGCTGAATGGATAAAAGAAAGTACTTAATTCTCTTGTTTTTTATGGCGATGATACATTCGGCCAAAGCGCAGCTAAGTGCTTTGCAAGTGGCGGATAGTGTCTCAACTGATTTATACAATGCAGGCAACTGGAAACAACTCATCGCCTACGGCAATCAATCCATAGCCACCGGGGTGGATTTTACCGGCCTGCGGCTTAGGGTTGCCTATGCTAACTTTATAACCGGTGATTATAAACATGCTTTAAAACAATACAATAAAGTTTTAGCCAAAGACCCCTATAACATAACCGCACGTTATTACGCATATTACTGCAATAAATACCTTGCTGACGATCTGCACGCCACTTATAATTTATCCTATCTGGATAAGGAAACCCTGCACAAGGATGGCATTAATACACCAATATTCACTGATATAAATGCTGAAACCGGCATCAAGCAAAATGATGATATTAACCGTAATAATGCATTTTATTCACGCGTTGGTATTGGTAACCGTATCGGCTGGCGATTACAATTGGAGCAGTCTGCGGCGTATTTTGACCAGGGTATTTTTAAACTGTATGATGTTACCGACAGGCGCCGAACCACCACCACAACGTTACATCTTGCCGATCAGCAAAAGGAATATTATGCTAAACTGAGTTTTGCCGTAAACCAAAATATGGCAATTATTGGTTCTTATCATTATCTTAACACCAAATTTGATAACATTACATACAACAGCAATCTGGGTTTAATAGGTTTAAAATATACCGGCACGTATATTGATGCGCAAGCCGATGTTAATTTTGGCAGGCTTGATGCTGAGCCTTTGGAGCAATATAATGCTAAATTAACTTATTATCCTTTTGGTAATTTTAACTTATATACTATTAGCAGGGCATCGGTTAAAGAATTAAATTCGGACAGAAATTTTATTTTTGACCAAACGATAGGTTTTAAACTAATTAAAAACACCTGGCTCGAATCTTCTGTTGCATTGGGTAACCTGGATGATTATTTAGATGCGGATGGATTGTATGTTTATAATGGCATTGATAACACTACATTTAAATGTGGCGAAGCGGCCTACTATCAGTTAAATAATAATGTGCAATTGCAATTAAACTATTTTTACGAAAGGAAGTCTGATGCATACCAGTCTTTAAAATATGATCAAAACTCAGTTACTGTAGGTATTGTATGGAAATTTTAAAACGAAGTTTAATACTGGTTCCGATGTGTTTGCTGGTTGTAACTGTACATGCCCAAAGCAACGCAGTATTACAAAAGGCTTTCCATAACAGTTATACCGATGAATTGAACAAAAATTATACTGCCGCCATAAATGATATATCACCTTACTATACTGATAACAGTTACGAAATAAATATACGACTGGGCTGGCTGCATTATTTAAATCAAAACTATAACGCATCAAAAAGTTACTACCAAAAAGCGGTTACGCTTAAACCCAGCTCTATTGAGGCAAAGTTTGGCTTTGTAAAGCCTTTGTCTTTTTTGCAAAACTGGGATAAGGTGCTTGAACAATATATGGCTATTTTAAAAATAGACCCGCAAAATACGCAAGCCAGTTATTGGGCAGGTATTATTTATTATAACCGTAAGCAATATGATGCATCCATCAGGTTATTTAAAATGGTAGCTACTTTATATCCTTATGATTATGATGGCAACCACATGCTGGGGTGGTCGCTGCTAATGAATGGCAAAAAGGAAGAAGCTAAAGGTTATTTTGAAAAAGCCCTTATTATTAAACCCGGCGATGATTCAAGCGCAGATGGCTTGAGCAAGTGCAGATAAGACATTTTTAGAAAATCAAGCATAAGAAAAGCTATCCAATTGGGATAGCTTTTCTTATTTATAAATTTATAAAACAGGATAACAGGGGTTATTTTAGGGTAACACTTTTTATAAATGTGCCGCTTGAGTTAAACGCTATGGCGTAACGTGTATTATTAGCATCAATAAATACTACATAGTCTTCAACTGTGCTGCCTTTCAGTATTTCAAAAGCGTTATCGAACACATAGCCGGGATAGGTAGTTGTTAAATAGGTAGTTATACTGGTTAAAAGATCAGCCTCCTTTATAGGTTTTTGTGGTTCAAAAGGCAGAACTTCAATCCGGTTCACAAATTTTAGTTTGGCGGAGAAATTGGTCACAAATAAACTATTATCCTTGCTGATGATGGTATAACTGCTGTCGGGGTTTATTACCGCGTGTAAAAGCGTATCGGCAGGGTAATTTGCTTTAAAATAAG
Protein-coding regions in this window:
- a CDS encoding urea transporter, which encodes MKNRTQLFIKAVVNSYAILFFSQNKVLGAILLLVSFFNPVAGLCGLCCVVFSLAVTNLLGYRTETINAGIYSFNSLLLGIAFGSFYNVNGVFYVWLALACLFTTIVSVALVERLGRSGLPVLSLPFIFCFWIVLLAANSVFHTGLEPKSSYILGELYNGTGNLGSFHEYLYLKLPFYLNLFFRSLSAILFQNNVITGILISVGLLVHSRITFSLLIIGFITALYFNNITHVYPDGISYYHLGANFMLTSVAIGSFFTIPSLRSYLWAIVCVLIVFVLINALTTLLSIYNLPVFSLPFCIINIGFLYFLLLRRYPGKLQLVPIQHYSPERNLYQFINQKSRLNDLKYFRFYLPFMGSWTVSQGYDGDITHKGDWGKALDFVIEDEEKHTYKLPGTLPEHFYCFNKPVLACADGVVTTVTDHIEDNIIGEVNTKDNWGNTVVIKHLDGLYSKVSHLKKKSITVKPGDVVKQGDQIGLCGNSGRSPEPHLHFQVQTTSYIDAKTLAYPFAGYISREANKNKFNSFEIPAKEDILNPVNINTSIKRAFDFPPGYTATITLATAKESIEAFTDEFNQTYFYCKETGAIAYFINNGTLFYFTSFYGDKNSLLYYFYLSAYKIIFSSDEDVIVHDTLPVQLSANKLQLWLQDLVAPFYRFISINYSSRYLPQKTGLAIKAVQFKQIFGRQKQTMTATINIVDNSIHDFDIQINGRDTKAEWIKEST
- a CDS encoding tetratricopeptide repeat protein encodes the protein MEILKRSLILVPMCLLVVTVHAQSNAVLQKAFHNSYTDELNKNYTAAINDISPYYTDNSYEINIRLGWLHYLNQNYNASKSYYQKAVTLKPSSIEAKFGFVKPLSFLQNWDKVLEQYMAILKIDPQNTQASYWAGIIYYNRKQYDASIRLFKMVATLYPYDYDGNHMLGWSLLMNGKKEEAKGYFEKALIIKPGDDSSADGLSKCR